In Chloroflexota bacterium, a genomic segment contains:
- a CDS encoding 6-phosphofructokinase has translation MRIGVLTGGGDVPGLNAAIRAVARRAFQYGWEVVGIRNGWQGMVEGIYEPLTPKSVSGILHVGGTILGTSRTNPLKDPKMMEKVFANFKAMQLDGLVAIGGDDTLSVAAALAAKGLPAVGVPKTMDNDVAETDYCIGFDTATTTVADALDKLHTTATAHHRVIVVEVMGRDAGWVAVVGGLAGGADFIAVPESPTNMDAICTHLKNRRDAGKNFAIVVVAEGAKITDLPEPEDLGERDAFGHVRLDKRSLGERVAKEIEKRIGFEARTVVLGHLQRGGSPSVFDRVLATRLGVFAVDLIREGRFGYMAALKGNKIVPVELEHAVASNKKIDLELYELAKVFF, from the coding sequence ATGAGAATCGGAGTTTTGACCGGAGGAGGCGACGTCCCGGGCCTCAACGCGGCCATCCGCGCCGTGGCCCGTCGGGCGTTTCAGTACGGGTGGGAAGTCGTGGGCATCCGCAACGGTTGGCAGGGCATGGTGGAGGGCATCTACGAACCGCTCACGCCCAAGTCCGTGTCGGGCATCCTGCACGTGGGCGGCACCATCCTGGGCACCTCCCGCACCAACCCGCTGAAAGACCCCAAGATGATGGAGAAGGTCTTCGCCAACTTCAAGGCCATGCAACTGGACGGCCTGGTGGCCATCGGTGGAGACGACACGCTGAGCGTGGCGGCGGCGCTGGCCGCCAAGGGCCTGCCCGCCGTGGGTGTGCCCAAGACCATGGACAACGACGTGGCCGAGACCGACTACTGCATCGGGTTTGACACGGCCACCACCACCGTCGCCGACGCGCTGGACAAACTGCACACCACGGCCACCGCGCACCATCGCGTCATCGTCGTGGAGGTCATGGGGCGCGACGCCGGGTGGGTCGCCGTCGTCGGAGGGCTGGCCGGCGGGGCCGACTTCATCGCCGTGCCCGAGTCGCCCACCAACATGGACGCCATCTGCACCCACCTGAAGAATCGGCGCGACGCCGGCAAGAACTTCGCCATCGTCGTCGTGGCCGAGGGCGCCAAGATCACCGACCTGCCCGAGCCCGAAGACCTGGGCGAGCGCGATGCTTTCGGCCATGTGCGCCTGGACAAGCGCAGCCTGGGCGAGCGCGTCGCCAAGGAGATTGAGAAGCGCATCGGGTTTGAGGCGCGCACGGTGGTGCTGGGACACCTGCAGCGCGGCGGCAGCCCGTCGGTGTTTGACCGCGTCCTGGCGACGCGCCTGGGCGTGTTCGCCGTGGACCTCATCCGCGAGGGACGCTTCGGCTATATGGCCGCCCTCAAGGGCAACAAGATCGTGCCCGTGGAACTGGAGCACGCCGTGGCGTCCAACAAGAAGATTGACCTGGAACTGTACGAACTGGCCAAGGTGTTCTTCTAG